A stretch of the Duncaniella dubosii genome encodes the following:
- a CDS encoding response regulator transcription factor, producing the protein MKAIKILLVDDDIKNSMLLKRFIESEGYEVTYANNGRVGLEMYREIRPDLILLDINMPELDGFEMARIIRQNDKRVIIFFLTDRTDKVDRLHGFSLKGNDYIPKPFYPEELIAKINERFESMTVNQDVEYQLGDTIFRPNLSSLTYRGETHSLSVRQTEILQMLADNLGNTVERDVILDRIWGDSSYSNSLALNVQITYIRRMLTDPSVSIASIKKRGYILSVK; encoded by the coding sequence ATGAAAGCGATTAAAATTCTGTTGGTTGATGATGACATAAAAAACTCGATGCTTCTCAAGCGCTTTATCGAGTCGGAAGGCTATGAGGTAACCTATGCCAACAACGGGAGGGTTGGGTTGGAGATGTATCGTGAAATCCGCCCCGATTTGATTCTGCTTGATATAAATATGCCTGAACTCGACGGATTTGAAATGGCACGGATTATCAGGCAGAATGACAAGAGGGTGATTATTTTCTTTCTTACGGACAGGACAGACAAGGTAGACCGTCTGCACGGTTTTTCTCTCAAAGGGAACGACTATATACCAAAACCGTTTTATCCTGAAGAGCTGATTGCCAAGATCAATGAACGGTTTGAAAGCATGACGGTGAATCAGGATGTAGAGTATCAGTTGGGTGATACCATTTTCCGTCCCAATCTCTCTTCGCTGACCTACCGTGGAGAAACCCACTCACTTTCAGTACGCCAGACAGAAATTCTCCAAATGCTTGCCGACAATTTGGGTAATACGGTAGAGCGTGATGTGATACTCGACAGGATATGGGGCGATTCAAGCTATTCAAACTCTCTCGCTCTTAACGTGCAGATAACATATATCCGCCGGATGCTGACAGATCCGTCAGTTTCAATTGCGTCGATTAAGAAAAGAGGATATATCCTTTCTGTGAAGTGA
- a CDS encoding GLPGLI family protein, with product MKKSFLFLTIVLTIWATVSGKVVRRQLSIFQNTVPETETLANETMEFVYDYRCCVDTTGLLDDNISSDNMLLQIGPDGLSKFSSYKNLTVDSILMRSTSEQIADAAMEGKLSNGEFMTIYKNYPSGKLTHTEKICQDWFRYEEEMPKFDWELTDSVTTVLGYECRSAQCKFRGREWTVFYTEDIPLMDGPWKLHGLPGLIMKASDENGHYTFECIGIRSKANRPITIYKVPFNKTDRKGYYDTKHRYEINPYAYYEATTGGHITVTDMEGNPSLDAYDPIELPYDYLELDWKK from the coding sequence ATGAAAAAATCTTTTTTATTCCTCACCATCGTTCTTACCATCTGGGCTACAGTATCAGGAAAAGTCGTGCGCCGTCAACTCAGCATCTTTCAAAACACTGTCCCCGAAACAGAAACACTCGCCAATGAGACAATGGAGTTTGTCTATGACTACCGCTGCTGCGTAGATACCACAGGCTTGCTTGACGACAACATATCAAGCGACAATATGCTCCTTCAGATAGGGCCGGACGGACTCTCGAAGTTCTCAAGCTACAAGAACCTCACTGTTGATTCCATTCTCATGCGCTCTACTTCCGAACAGATAGCCGACGCAGCAATGGAAGGAAAACTCAGCAACGGTGAGTTCATGACCATCTACAAGAATTATCCGTCAGGAAAGCTCACCCACACTGAAAAAATATGTCAGGACTGGTTCCGCTACGAGGAAGAGATGCCGAAGTTCGACTGGGAACTAACCGATTCGGTCACAACCGTACTCGGTTACGAATGCCGGAGCGCTCAATGCAAGTTCCGCGGACGCGAGTGGACTGTATTCTACACCGAGGATATTCCCCTGATGGACGGTCCTTGGAAACTCCACGGTCTTCCCGGTCTCATCATGAAGGCTTCGGATGAGAACGGACACTACACTTTCGAGTGCATAGGTATCCGATCGAAAGCCAACCGACCAATCACCATCTACAAAGTACCCTTCAACAAAACAGACCGCAAGGGATATTATGACACCAAACATCGTTACGAAATAAATCCTTACGCCTATTATGAAGCCACGACAGGCGGTCATATCACAGTCACCGACATGGAAGGAAATCCATCACTCGACGCATACGACCCCATAGAACTGCCATACGATTACCTCGAACTTGACTGGAAGAAATGA
- a CDS encoding porin family protein — protein MTQYEYGGYVKALGTENFIANSGFLQGNVRFVKNKMTYDIMCYGYYMSNNHFGVDQTETFRLPQDDGEIKSFQRESRTETSRYRRRNYETSFRALYSGDKITANSQISIGLDATPHDDNTGEVKYTDNLLGRSYYESIADSKAKYLNYNGYYFFSLPENNSLTASLGYSYSHTNQSSQYSETDIASIYNNAGDNTHKGNIGLNYSQTFGEKHSIMTHIRGLYEHNRTDYSGSVNALDNSTTKFGQIGASYSFADKKVSTSLGFGWNWLATDLNDNKAISDYPYIDASFRFVPDRKNSFGAVFHYSVWPPSSNYKSDNIIQVSPFLWHTGNPLLKSHRSYDIGINYTFIPSNRFNMTVFANSWLVGNRAAFVYEATSEGIVRTIQQPVGKFGHYNYGINASSSFLDGKLYLSGQLAQLYVHNGLPYSINHSCINFYLQALYYLGNFNFAISYNSENATDNYNSMSGIWTKNKDAFVLQAGWSNASWNIRLTAQNLQRWNWRSSYETMRSENYSVNKWSSNASGHAFVQLSVTYTLGFGKKVKQGDDITRQAGASSGILK, from the coding sequence ATGACACAATATGAATATGGCGGATATGTGAAAGCTTTGGGGACAGAGAATTTCATTGCAAATTCCGGATTTCTGCAAGGCAATGTCCGATTTGTGAAAAACAAGATGACATACGATATAATGTGCTATGGTTATTATATGTCTAACAACCATTTCGGAGTGGATCAGACCGAGACGTTCCGGCTGCCTCAGGATGACGGCGAAATAAAAAGTTTTCAGCGTGAGTCTCGGACGGAGACCTCCAGATACCGCAGACGTAATTATGAGACAAGTTTCAGAGCCTTGTACTCAGGAGATAAGATTACGGCCAACAGTCAGATTTCCATTGGACTTGACGCCACACCACATGACGACAATACAGGAGAGGTAAAATATACAGACAATCTTTTAGGCCGGTCATATTATGAATCCATTGCAGACTCAAAAGCAAAATATCTTAATTACAATGGATATTATTTTTTCAGTCTGCCTGAGAATAATTCTCTTACAGCTTCACTTGGTTATTCATATTCCCACACCAATCAAAGCTCACAATATTCAGAGACTGATATCGCTTCAATATATAACAATGCTGGAGATAATACCCATAAGGGAAACATTGGATTGAATTACAGTCAGACCTTCGGTGAGAAACATTCTATAATGACACATATCAGAGGACTATATGAACATAACCGCACCGACTATTCAGGTTCGGTCAATGCTCTTGACAATTCAACAACTAAATTCGGACAGATTGGTGCTTCCTATAGTTTTGCCGATAAGAAAGTCTCCACATCTTTAGGCTTCGGGTGGAACTGGCTGGCAACAGACCTTAATGACAACAAGGCAATTTCAGACTATCCATATATCGATGCCTCATTCAGATTTGTGCCTGACAGAAAAAACTCATTTGGTGCGGTGTTCCATTATTCAGTATGGCCACCCTCATCCAACTATAAAAGCGACAATATCATTCAGGTGTCTCCATTTCTCTGGCATACGGGCAATCCGCTATTGAAGTCTCACAGAAGTTATGATATAGGCATCAACTACACATTCATTCCATCAAACAGATTCAACATGACCGTTTTTGCTAATTCATGGCTTGTGGGTAACCGGGCGGCGTTTGTCTATGAGGCGACTTCGGAAGGTATAGTCAGAACGATTCAACAGCCTGTAGGCAAGTTCGGTCATTACAACTACGGGATAAATGCTTCTTCCAGTTTTCTTGATGGCAAGCTCTATTTGTCAGGGCAACTGGCTCAGCTTTATGTCCACAATGGATTGCCATACAGCATAAACCACTCCTGTATCAACTTCTATCTACAGGCGCTATATTATCTGGGCAATTTTAATTTTGCCATATCATACAATTCGGAAAATGCAACCGACAATTATAATTCCATGTCCGGGATATGGACAAAAAACAAGGATGCCTTTGTCTTGCAGGCTGGATGGAGCAATGCGTCGTGGAATATTCGGCTGACAGCTCAGAATCTTCAAAGGTGGAACTGGAGATCTTCATACGAAACGATGCGCAGCGAGAATTATTCAGTCAATAAATGGAGCAGCAATGCGTCAGGTCATGCGTTTGTTCAGCTTTCAGTAACATATACACTCGGTTTTGGTAAGAAAGTGAAACAAGGCGATGATATAACCAGACAGGCAGGTGCGTCATCAGGTATTCTGAAATAA
- a CDS encoding S1/P1 nuclease, with protein MSVAAISAFGWGQKGHDVTAFIAENHLTPTTRAAVDSLLEGRSMVYWANWLDNASHTPEYAYTKTWHYKNVDEGERYEEAQANPSGDAVTAIKAQIETLTGKDTPLNDSQLALKILVHVMGDLHQPLHMGHATDLGGNRTQVKYFGRDTNLHSVWDSSIPESAHKWSYTEWQNQIDRVPETVEAEIISGTIDDWAKQTIEICDDVYKAFPVGSKISYNEVAEWTPVVENQFLNGGLRLAHVLNLIFDPAYRSSSTSTIVR; from the coding sequence ATGTCCGTGGCTGCGATCTCTGCCTTCGGATGGGGGCAAAAAGGTCACGATGTGACAGCTTTTATAGCCGAAAATCATCTTACGCCCACAACCCGGGCGGCTGTCGATTCGCTACTCGAAGGCCGTTCGATGGTCTATTGGGCAAACTGGCTTGACAATGCAAGCCATACTCCCGAGTATGCCTACACTAAAACTTGGCACTACAAAAACGTCGATGAAGGCGAACGCTATGAAGAAGCCCAAGCCAACCCATCGGGAGATGCAGTCACTGCCATCAAGGCCCAGATTGAAACCCTCACCGGCAAAGATACTCCTTTGAATGATTCACAGCTCGCCCTTAAAATACTCGTCCATGTGATGGGCGACCTCCACCAGCCACTCCACATGGGCCATGCCACAGATCTCGGGGGCAACCGAACGCAAGTCAAATATTTCGGCCGCGACACAAACCTTCATTCCGTATGGGACTCTTCAATCCCAGAATCGGCTCACAAATGGAGCTATACGGAATGGCAGAACCAGATTGACCGCGTGCCCGAAACCGTAGAAGCAGAAATCATTTCCGGCACAATCGACGACTGGGCCAAACAGACAATAGAAATATGCGACGACGTTTACAAAGCATTTCCAGTCGGCTCTAAGATCTCATACAATGAAGTAGCGGAGTGGACACCTGTCGTCGAGAATCAATTCCTCAACGGCGGCCTTCGCCTCGCCCACGTGCTGAATCTGATTTTCGACCCCGCCTACCGCTCGTCGTCCACATCAACAATCGTCAGATAG
- a CDS encoding sensor histidine kinase — MEKRIKTLYIVTIIAIIAFLGMQMYWLYGRYEFSLKEYDRNLSERITACVDDYNAIRAKRPDKSADSLKQKGNNAEVFSVPTFSLKQEYGDTVKTTRTSKIYTYLFSAHELLGLEPGTPLSEGQKQRAMDLAQVQMATPVDSMVFDASGARDESQAWLATSNVQIERKCPFAVEGIDSILHKSGIKARIRLIEADSMVWNTTVTDHISVFSPALTMTIPYSELQGKTVCITSQINPFDVLPEMWQALIITLLASCMLIVCLVLQFSTVLKLSRLDRMRNSFVTTMIHELKRPISTLKMCVSGLENPRMMEDRDVKKELLSETRNALDNLSAYFSKLRDITFNNVEQIPLNIQCVNLHELFETVASATVLPPGKTVRISNNIDKSVEVSADRSHLYNILNNLVENAVKYSGDSVEIKADAIENNGNVELHISDTGNGISSGDLKHIFQRFYRGKASAGEQPGMGLGLAYVKLLVDAHGGSISAGSDEGKGTSFTIRLPQ, encoded by the coding sequence ATGGAAAAACGGATAAAGACACTTTATATAGTCACAATCATTGCTATCATCGCTTTCCTCGGAATGCAGATGTATTGGCTGTATGGCCGCTATGAGTTTTCGCTCAAGGAATATGACAGGAATTTGAGTGAAAGGATCACGGCATGTGTGGACGATTATAATGCGATCAGGGCAAAAAGACCTGATAAAAGCGCTGATTCTTTGAAGCAAAAGGGAAACAACGCCGAAGTATTCTCTGTCCCGACATTTTCATTGAAACAGGAGTATGGCGATACGGTAAAGACGACGCGTACTTCTAAAATTTATACATATCTCTTTTCTGCCCACGAACTCCTCGGATTAGAACCGGGAACGCCTCTTTCAGAGGGGCAGAAACAGCGGGCGATGGATCTTGCTCAGGTTCAGATGGCGACACCGGTTGATTCGATGGTTTTCGACGCATCGGGCGCCAGAGATGAAAGTCAGGCGTGGCTTGCCACAAGCAATGTCCAGATTGAAAGAAAATGTCCGTTTGCCGTGGAAGGCATTGACTCAATTTTGCACAAATCCGGAATAAAAGCCCGCATACGACTGATTGAAGCCGACAGTATGGTATGGAATACGACGGTAACAGACCACATTTCAGTTTTCTCGCCGGCCCTGACAATGACAATTCCTTATTCAGAGTTGCAAGGGAAAACCGTATGTATAACAAGCCAGATCAATCCATTTGATGTTTTGCCGGAGATGTGGCAGGCACTTATCATAACACTGCTGGCATCGTGTATGCTCATCGTCTGTCTTGTTTTGCAATTTTCCACCGTGTTGAAGCTGTCGCGGCTCGACAGGATGCGCAACAGTTTTGTCACTACGATGATTCATGAGCTTAAACGACCGATTTCCACGTTAAAAATGTGTGTGTCAGGGTTGGAGAACCCACGGATGATGGAGGATAGGGATGTAAAGAAAGAATTGTTGTCTGAAACAAGAAATGCCCTCGACAATCTTTCGGCCTATTTCTCGAAACTGAGGGACATAACCTTCAACAATGTGGAGCAAATCCCCTTGAATATTCAATGTGTCAATCTGCATGAGCTGTTTGAGACCGTGGCGTCGGCGACGGTGTTGCCTCCCGGTAAGACTGTAAGAATCAGCAACAATATTGATAAATCTGTTGAGGTGTCAGCCGACCGGTCACATTTATATAATATATTGAATAATCTCGTTGAAAATGCCGTGAAGTATTCAGGTGATTCGGTTGAAATCAAAGCAGACGCAATTGAGAACAACGGAAATGTCGAGCTTCACATAAGCGATACAGGCAATGGCATTTCGTCAGGCGATCTGAAGCATATATTTCAGCGTTTCTATCGCGGAAAGGCTTCAGCCGGAGAGCAACCCGGAATGGGACTCGGCCTTGCATATGTGAAATTGCTGGTCGATGCTCATGGCGGCTCTATATCAGCTGGGAGCGACGAAGGCAAGGGGACAAGTTTTACAATAAGATTACCGCAATGA
- a CDS encoding carboxypeptidase-like regulatory domain-containing protein encodes MNRYSFFIFCVFLGLLSVSAADPGELRGKVVNADTDEPVTGCIVKSKGAFTSTDKEGRFVITPKSGADSISFRFMGYESLSLPVTADFSCVRLSPRVTQLNDVIVKAPDIYAKGDTLVFNVAKYANAKDNAIIDVIKRLPGIKVKDDGTIEYQGKPINKFYLDGNDFIGGQYGLATNNISHKDVASVEVMENHQPVKALEGIEFPEEAGINLKLKDDARSRWVGVAQVAAGAQPLLYDGSLFTMRMASKIQNMFTLKADNTGWNPANEIREHDFDDMFSSDYTESLWPEYISADIINAPLTEKRTRDNLSWLANAITAWKKNDTSMRLKLNYMGDRLDYNSGMTTDYFSSQIPQFVQNNAQRTQTHDMSAQFYSQTNKRDYFLKEKFTVAGIWDKSNSTVTGSYDLAQLVDRKSFSASNDLKLVKRNEKKLFTLISRNTFGHNPDLLTVAGDEDAVQSLGTTDFRSTTETRFGKMTRFWKYYLTAGLDLDWLRMNSSLAGLGEFDNNGIHEAFLSNLYATPQIDYERNGWRASLRIPLKWLHHSVAGRHDYVNTSPRLYVRRQLTSKSDVSGSVAYSLGSPQPYMNITAPVLSDYRNLFIADNPDKYSQKIAATLSYRYRNPLKSLFFNLSATYNHSRTSIMSNQLFIDDFIVSTYAQRLNNSNSWYVNGGFSKGLGHSRIVVGCDVNASVSSASSMRDYDVIPYRQMTAGVKPYFKGSLLKWLSANYEADYGFSKMKINGETNDYHTFRQNIFTTIIPSDIVQFTIGAEHFLTRFPEGNTANLLLLDASAVWRLNNKVRLSLTADNLLNRRSYEYVNYGTLSRSEHHFLIRRRSILASVQYRF; translated from the coding sequence ATGAACAGATACAGCTTTTTTATATTTTGCGTTTTCCTCGGTCTGCTGTCGGTTTCGGCAGCAGACCCGGGTGAACTGCGTGGCAAAGTCGTTAATGCCGACACAGATGAACCGGTAACCGGATGTATTGTGAAATCCAAAGGTGCGTTTACCTCAACCGACAAAGAAGGCCGCTTCGTAATCACCCCCAAATCCGGTGCTGACTCCATATCGTTCCGCTTCATGGGCTACGAATCCTTGTCTCTACCTGTAACTGCCGACTTTTCTTGTGTACGTCTTAGTCCCAGAGTCACGCAACTGAACGACGTGATAGTCAAAGCCCCCGATATATATGCCAAAGGTGACACACTTGTGTTCAATGTGGCTAAATATGCAAATGCAAAGGACAATGCCATCATTGATGTCATCAAGCGTCTGCCCGGTATAAAAGTGAAGGATGACGGCACTATAGAATATCAGGGAAAGCCAATCAATAAATTCTATCTCGATGGCAACGACTTCATAGGTGGCCAATACGGTCTTGCCACCAACAACATCTCGCATAAGGATGTTGCATCAGTCGAAGTGATGGAAAACCATCAGCCTGTCAAGGCTCTTGAAGGCATCGAGTTCCCGGAGGAGGCAGGTATCAATCTCAAACTGAAGGATGATGCCCGCAGCCGATGGGTAGGCGTTGCGCAGGTGGCGGCCGGAGCTCAGCCATTACTCTACGACGGTTCGCTGTTCACAATGCGCATGGCTTCCAAAATTCAGAATATGTTTACATTAAAAGCCGACAATACAGGATGGAACCCGGCAAATGAGATACGGGAGCATGATTTTGACGATATGTTCTCTTCGGACTATACCGAATCCCTTTGGCCTGAGTACATTTCCGCCGACATTATCAACGCACCACTGACTGAGAAGCGCACCCGCGACAACCTGTCATGGCTGGCCAACGCGATAACGGCATGGAAAAAGAATGATACTTCAATGCGCTTAAAACTCAATTATATGGGCGACCGCCTTGACTACAATTCCGGGATGACCACCGATTATTTCAGCTCGCAGATTCCTCAGTTCGTCCAGAATAATGCACAGCGGACTCAGACACATGACATGTCGGCTCAGTTCTATAGCCAGACTAACAAACGTGATTATTTCCTTAAGGAAAAATTTACGGTAGCGGGAATATGGGACAAGTCCAACTCGACAGTGACGGGTTCGTATGACCTCGCCCAGCTTGTTGACCGAAAGAGTTTCTCTGCCTCAAACGACCTGAAACTTGTGAAGCGCAATGAGAAAAAACTCTTCACTCTTATATCGCGAAACACTTTCGGGCATAATCCGGACCTATTGACAGTGGCCGGTGACGAAGATGCTGTGCAGAGTCTGGGAACTACTGATTTCCGAAGCACCACGGAAACCAGATTCGGGAAGATGACACGTTTCTGGAAATATTATTTAACTGCCGGACTTGATCTTGACTGGCTCCGTATGAACAGTTCTCTTGCCGGACTTGGCGAATTTGACAACAACGGAATCCATGAAGCATTCCTGTCTAATCTATATGCCACTCCACAGATTGATTACGAACGTAACGGCTGGCGCGCATCGCTTCGGATACCGCTGAAATGGCTGCATCACTCCGTGGCCGGCCGACATGATTATGTCAATACATCCCCGCGTCTATATGTCAGACGGCAACTGACTTCCAAATCAGACGTTTCCGGTTCGGTGGCCTATAGTCTCGGTTCTCCGCAGCCATATATGAATATCACTGCCCCGGTGCTTTCCGACTACCGTAACCTCTTCATTGCGGATAACCCCGACAAATATTCACAGAAGATTGCGGCCACGCTCTCTTATCGTTATCGTAATCCGTTGAAGTCTCTGTTTTTCAACCTTTCGGCAACATATAACCACAGTCGTACATCAATAATGTCAAACCAGTTATTTATAGACGACTTCATAGTGTCGACCTATGCGCAACGTCTGAATAACAGCAATTCATGGTATGTCAACGGCGGTTTCAGCAAGGGACTTGGACACAGCAGGATAGTGGTAGGTTGCGATGTCAATGCCTCTGTGTCGTCCGCTTCCTCCATGCGCGATTACGATGTGATACCATACCGCCAGATGACAGCCGGTGTAAAACCCTACTTCAAAGGAAGTCTGTTGAAATGGCTCTCGGCCAATTATGAAGCAGACTATGGATTCTCAAAGATGAAAATCAACGGCGAGACCAACGACTATCATACCTTCAGGCAGAATATTTTTACAACTATAATCCCCAGCGATATTGTGCAGTTTACCATAGGAGCCGAGCATTTTCTGACCCGTTTCCCCGAAGGGAACACTGCAAATCTCCTACTCCTTGACGCCTCAGCGGTGTGGCGTCTTAACAACAAAGTACGGCTATCGCTTACAGCCGACAACCTGCTCAACCGGCGCAGCTACGAATATGTCAACTACGGTACACTATCCCGTTCCGAACACCACTTCCTTATACGCCGGCGCAGCATCCTCGCCTCTGTCCAATACCGCTTCTGA
- a CDS encoding TonB-dependent receptor, producing the protein MKTALPIICALFPLTTLAQSAQNDSIETQQLNEVVVEGQMQNVKPGISTYYPESNQKKSAQDAIDLLSQMGMAQISVNPVSNSVLTLNGNTVSIYIDKQPASQAQLDALKPEDVKKVEYLVYPTDPRYQHKPYVVNFTMRRYEIGGYAKFTGKDNIMTGSGSGMAYGKMAYKSMTYDLVVSDRYTDRHNQGSDRKQIFRFPEADGSLKEITRENVMDYSRLQRNNLGISFRAVYGTEKISISNTVSLDATNRPRLNTEGSVIFTPDIYSQSDYSSTASSNVIYPTWTGNFYFDIGHGYQLNAVTQLQYQHTTSNSTYRGAGETAIVNNARDKAMLGQLMVQLNKNINDRNTVDVQAYYVVNHDKVDYLGSTRSTDRFRQIAYGALAGYSYNAEKFYGRFEGGIIGEQNKIDNTTMSDILPLFNLNMQYVFNDKNSLNFSANYNCNFVDQSDKTSTILQENELLYKTGNPDLKNTRWGAADLQYTWLPNNRFQIAASGGWSQYFDRPVPMFTPTGPDGMMLRSIVNSGDCRNFDVGVSFTARLFKRSLVLQLQPRMWFGKLTGIYNDSYNYLMVSASATYYFKPFYASLYYSTADRGLVQYSLNETFTRGKSLYQFKLGWRNKNWNISVAAVNIFRKSWIDQTSSLKSEYFDQYNTVYNSSSHRCIRLTASYTFSFGKKIKRGDEIQTITSSGSAIMK; encoded by the coding sequence ATGAAAACTGCTTTACCAATCATCTGCGCATTGTTCCCGTTGACAACCTTGGCTCAGTCAGCGCAAAACGACAGCATTGAGACCCAGCAACTCAACGAAGTCGTGGTCGAAGGACAGATGCAGAATGTCAAACCCGGAATATCGACATATTACCCTGAAAGCAATCAGAAAAAATCAGCTCAGGATGCAATTGACCTGCTCTCGCAGATGGGTATGGCACAGATCAGTGTGAATCCCGTATCAAACTCGGTTCTCACCCTTAACGGAAATACTGTCTCAATTTATATCGACAAGCAACCCGCCTCACAAGCCCAGCTGGATGCTTTAAAGCCGGAGGACGTAAAGAAAGTGGAATATCTTGTCTACCCTACCGACCCTCGCTACCAGCATAAACCCTATGTCGTAAACTTCACCATGCGCAGATACGAAATCGGAGGCTATGCCAAATTTACAGGGAAAGACAATATTATGACCGGCTCGGGCAGCGGGATGGCCTATGGCAAGATGGCCTATAAGAGCATGACTTACGACCTCGTGGTTTCCGACAGATACACCGACCGTCACAATCAGGGCTCTGACCGGAAACAGATATTCCGTTTCCCCGAAGCCGACGGCTCTCTGAAAGAGATTACGCGGGAAAACGTCATGGACTACAGCCGGTTGCAGCGGAACAATCTCGGCATATCTTTCCGTGCCGTCTACGGGACTGAAAAAATCTCCATATCCAACACAGTCTCTCTGGATGCCACAAACCGTCCACGCCTCAACACTGAGGGTTCAGTGATTTTCACTCCCGATATTTACAGTCAGTCAGACTACAGCTCAACGGCAAGCTCTAATGTTATATATCCCACTTGGACCGGCAACTTTTATTTTGACATCGGCCACGGTTATCAGTTAAACGCCGTGACACAGTTGCAGTATCAGCACACGACAAGCAACAGCACCTATCGTGGCGCTGGTGAGACCGCCATTGTCAATAATGCCCGCGACAAGGCGATGTTGGGTCAGCTGATGGTGCAGCTCAACAAGAATATCAATGACCGGAATACGGTAGACGTGCAGGCATACTATGTAGTCAACCACGACAAAGTAGACTACTTAGGCTCAACCCGCTCGACCGACCGTTTCAGGCAGATTGCCTACGGTGCTCTCGCCGGATACTCATATAATGCGGAAAAATTCTACGGACGCTTTGAAGGTGGCATAATCGGCGAACAAAACAAAATCGACAACACGACGATGTCTGACATTCTCCCTCTCTTCAATCTCAACATGCAATATGTCTTCAACGATAAAAATTCGCTCAATTTTTCCGCAAACTATAACTGCAATTTCGTTGACCAGTCCGACAAGACATCTACAATCCTACAGGAGAATGAACTTCTCTACAAGACAGGCAACCCCGACCTCAAAAACACGCGGTGGGGAGCGGCTGACCTCCAATACACTTGGCTTCCGAATAATCGATTTCAAATTGCAGCCTCAGGCGGCTGGAGTCAGTATTTTGACAGACCTGTCCCGATGTTCACACCCACAGGGCCCGACGGCATGATGCTCCGCTCCATAGTAAACAGCGGCGACTGCCGGAATTTTGATGTCGGCGTCTCGTTTACGGCACGTCTGTTCAAACGATCACTTGTCTTACAGCTACAGCCACGCATGTGGTTCGGCAAACTGACAGGAATATACAACGACTCTTACAACTACCTCATGGTCTCGGCCAGCGCCACATACTACTTTAAACCGTTCTATGCCTCACTGTATTATTCGACAGCAGACCGTGGACTTGTGCAGTATTCACTCAATGAAACCTTCACCCGAGGCAAGTCGCTATATCAGTTTAAACTCGGCTGGCGAAATAAAAACTGGAACATCAGCGTCGCAGCCGTAAATATCTTCCGCAAAAGCTGGATAGACCAGACGTCCAGTCTCAAAAGCGAGTACTTTGACCAGTATAACACTGTATACAATTCCAGCAGTCACAGATGCATTCGTCTTACGGCAAGCTACACCTTTAGCTTCGGCAAGAAAATCAAAAGAGGCGACGAAATTCAAACCATAACCTCATCCGGCTCAGCCATAATGAAATAA